The segment GCTTCGAGTGCCATAAGATACGTCAAGAGCTGCAATCTGAGACCGTAATACACTTCGGGCATCGTCAGATGAACGCGCCCCGACTTGTAATCGATAACGAGGAAATAGCGTTTTCCGTCTTTGGCAAACGAATCGATGCGGTCGATCTGTCCGACGACGGCAAGCTCCGTTCCGTCGGAGAGCTTCCATTGGAGCGGCGGCATACTGCCCTTGCCAAAGCCGAATGCTTCTTCGTATGCGTACGGTTTGAAATAAGAATCTCTGCCGAATTCGCAGAGCCGCTCTGCCGCCTTGACGATCGTTCTCTCCAAGCGACCGAGGAGCGCACGCTTTTGCGCATTCGAAAGGAGTATCTCGCTTGCCAGCTTCGGTGCCAATTCCGCTACGATATCTTGGGCAAGCGTCTTACGTTCCTCTGTCGTCCATACGCCCCAATCGTCTTTTTCTTTCGTCCGTTCGCCGAATACTTTCAGCGCGGCATGATAAAATTCACCCAGATCGGGTGGTTTTAAGCGGAATACATCACGCTCTTTCAGCTTAAGGCCGTAACGGGCAAAATGGCTGAACGGGCATTGGCGGAATCGCTCGAACCGCGTGACACTGCCGTAGAGCCTGCCCTTGCGGCGATACAGCCTGCCTGCCACGTCCTGCGGGAGCGGCAGCGCGCGGTTGAGGTGGAAAAGACCTGCCAGCGACCGTGCCAACAGCGGTCTTAGCTCCTCGTTCTGTCTTGCCCATTCGTAGATGCGTGCCCATACGGGGCTGAGCACTTCACCGCGTTTTTGACTGCGGAGCACATTGCCGAGCGCGCCGAGTGCTTGCCGCGGATGCGCCAAGAGCGAGATATCTTCCATCTCTGCCGACGGCGGTCTGTACAGTGTGGTGTTCGTTTTCGTCATGCGACAGAGCCGCATGATGAGCGGTGACGGCTGTATGCCTTTGCCTTCGCTGTCTGCAAGCGGATAGCTGATATAGAGCCGTTTTTTCGCGCGCGTGAAGAGCTGATACGCAAGAAACTGCTCATCGAGCGCATCGGCGGCCGTCCCCGGTGCCAAGTCGACACCGAGCGCGAGCATCTTCGCACGGTCGTCATCGTTGAGAAGGCCTTCATTTCCGCCTCGCCGCGGAAGGACACCGTCCGAAGCACCGACGAGGAAGATGATAGGCAGATTTTCGGCATTGTTCTGCTCCATCGAGCCGATAACGACACGGTCAAGTCCCTGCGGGATCAGGCTGAATTCCATCGCGGCCAGACCGCTTTCGATGAGTGCGTAGAGTTCTCGTACGCGCACCGTATCACTGCCGCCGACTTCGGCAAGCTGTTCGAGGAGCGCGATCGTCTGTTTCCACACCTGCATCTCCTGCGCGGCAGTCGTCAGATCGCCGCCCGCCTCCGCTTCGTCTGCCCATGCAGACAATTTCTGCGGCACTTCGAGCTCTTCTAAGAAATAATACAGCTCGGTGATATACGCTTCGACCGTCTTGGCTTTTTTGAGCGCATCAGCCAGCTTTTTGAGCGGTGTGACGGCACGTATACGGCTGTCGTTGATGGCGGTAAGGTATTCTTCCGCTTCGTCTTCTTCGCAGTCGTCGTCAAGAAGCATACGTCTGCGGAATGTCCACGGTTCTTCCTGTGTCCAGTACGAACCGCGGATACCGAACTGAAGCACATAGTTCTCCAGTCGGTCGACTTCTTCGCGCGTCAGTTGGAAAAATTCCGTTTTGAGCGCACGAAATACGGATTCGTAGTTCCACGTGCGCACCGCATCGAGCGAAGCACGAATAAGCTCCGCAAGCGGATGATGGATAGCACGTCTTTTTTGTTCCGAAAAATACGGGATATCATATCGTTCAAAGACCTTCGGCAAGAGGTCGCGGTATCCGTCGGTTCTCGTCAATACAGCGATGTCGCGATACCGATGCCCCTCTTCTCGGCAAAGGCGCACGATCTCGCAGGCGACCATCTCGGCCTCCTGCCGTGCGGTAACGGCTTCTCTCACGACAAGTCCGTCCCGTGTACCGTCAAACGGTACTGCCGCATGAGCGAAGAACCGACGTTCGATATACGCACCGACTTCGTTCTCCGTCAGTCGATACTGCTCGGTAAGCTCCGTTTCGCGCACGTCGGTATCACATTCTTTGGCAAGCGCGAGGAGCGTTCTGCGCGTTTCCCATTGACGACAGAAAAGGTCTGTTTCGTCGCGTCTGTCTGCGCTCTTCGTGTCACCCAGACAAAGCGTGACGGTGATATCAACGCCTGCCATGAGCATCGCACGCAGGACGGTCACCTCGAGCGGGTTGAACCAGCGGAAGCCGTCTATCCAGACACGCGCACCGCGAAACATCTGTGCCGACGGAATCTTCTCGGCAAGGAGAAGGAGCGCGTCGCCCGAATCGGTATACGCCTCTTCCATCGCTGTTTGGAATTCGCCGTAGAGTGATGCGATGTCGGAAAGCTTTGCCCCAAGCTCCGTACCTTTCAGATCGGCTGCGGCATCAGAGAGTACGCTCGGCGCAATGTTGTACGAGCGAAATTCTTTTACGAGCGAGAGCATCACATCGGCGAAATTCGGCTGACGCGCCGCTCTGCCGAGTTTTAAGAGCTCGTCTTGTTTTTGATGCAAAAAGCGCATCAGAAGTATCTTTTTCCCAAGCTCCGAGATGTGCGGCCTGAGCGCACCGCCTTCGGCGCGCAGGACTTGGTGTGCCAGTCGCTTAAAGCCGAAGATGAACGCACGCACGTATCCGCCCGCCATCTCGGCAAGTCGCCGCTCTGCCATGAACGTGGCATGCTCGGGCAGTATCAGGATGAGCGGAGCACCGCTCGGGTCGTCTTTGATATGTGCTGTGATCTCATCGAGGCAAAAACGACTTTTTCCGCTGCCGCTTCTGCCCGATACGATATGAAGGCTCATGTTCTCCCTCCTATCCGATACGGAAGACTGCCGTACTTCCTTTATTCGTCTGCAAGACCTCGAGCCTTGCGTCTATTCGTTCTTTCAGTTCGGGCACGTGCGAGATGATGCCGACAAGACGACCGCCCTGCTGGAGATCGAGGAGCGTCTTGATGGCAAAATCGAGCATCTCGGGATCGAGCGTGCCGAATCCTTCGTCGATGAGCATCGTATCCAGACGGATACCGCCCGAGTACGATTGGACGACGTCCGCCAGACCGAGCGCAAGTGCCAGCGATGCCAAAAAGCTCTCGCCGCCGCTCAAGGTGCCGACAGGTCGTGCCATACCCGTATAGTTATCGAATACCTCAAGTTCCAGCCCGCCCGCCGCATTCTTGCGTGCGCGCTCGTCCGTCCGCTGAAGCGTATAACGGCGACGGCTCATCTTAAGAAGCCGTGCGCTTGCCACTTCGGCGACTTCCGTCAACAGCTCGCTCAAAACGAATCGCTGGAACGTCAGTTTTTTCTCATTGTCACCGCCCGAGACCTGCGCGAGCTTGCCGATGACGCGATACCCTTCCTGCAGATCGTCGATGCGACTCGCGCAGTCGGCGATCTTCTTCCGGTTTTTCTCCTGCTGTTCGATCGCATTCTTCTTCGTCTGCCATTCTTTGACTGCATCGAGGTGCACTTTCTCGGCGATGGTCTTCGCTTCGGTCAGCGCATCGAGCGCAGGCATCGTCAGCCCTTCTGTCGCCGTTTTTGCTCTTGTCAGACGGTCACGCGATTTCGCGACCTCCTCGTCGATGCGTTTTAAGCTCGCTTCCGTATCAGCAAGCCATCGTTCGGTACGCGACGATGCCAAGACAGCTTCACGGCTGTCGAACCCAAGCACAGTTGCATCAGAAAGGAACGCTATCAGCAGGTCTTGGCATTTCTTCTGCTGTTCGAGGAATGCCATTTTGCCCTGTTCTGCATCGGCTTTGGCTTTCACGAGTGCATCGGTCGCCGTTCTCTGACGCGCTTCTGCGTTCTTCCACGCATCATCGAGTTGTTTTATCTTCTTGTCGGCTTCGCGTTTCGCCTGATCGAGTGCGCCGTCCTTCATCAATTCGGCAGGGACTTGGCTTTTGCGTTCTTCGACGATAGCCTCTGCGCTCCGATATTTTTCGCTGGCTTTTTGATACGCCGTTCTCGCCTTCTCGAACGCTTCCTGCGTTTCTTTCAATACTGCCTCGCCCTTTTCGATGCGCGCCTTGAGATTCTGCGCTTCTTCGCTTGCACGCTGTGCTTCTTCGGCTTTTTTTATCGCCGTTTTCGTTTTGTCTGTCAGCGTTTTCGCATCGTCGGCAATGTCGCCGAGAAGCGCGAGCAGTTCTTCTTTTTTCTTCGCGCGGGCTTCTTGGTGTGCCGTAAGCGCAGCAAGCGATACATTCTCTTTCGCATGATGCGCACGCAAATTCTCTGCCTTCGCTTTCGCTTCCTTGCATGCCTCTTCGCTCGGTGCCTCTCCGCTCGGTGCAAGGCGCGGATGATGCGTCGAACCGCAGACAGGGCAAGGCGCACCGTCTGTAAGCGACTGCGCAAGGACACCTGCCTGCGCTTTCTGCCGTGTAAGCTCGAGTTCGGCGGCTATCGTTTCCGCCCGCTTCGCTTCTTCATCGGCAAGGCGAACGTCTTTTTCTTTTTGCACACGTTTTTTCTCTTCCGTTTCGATCTCTCCGAGGAGCTTATCGACATCTTGGCGCGTTTTGAGCAGTGCGGTGAGCCGTTCTTTCGCCTGTATCAGCTTCGCCGACTCTTGTGCGAGAGCCAGTTTTTCTTCGCGCAGTTTGCGGAAGTTGTCGAGTGCTTCCGTATATGTTTTGCACTTCTGCTCTTGGGTCATCATCTCTTTTTCGGCAGTCGTCATCGCGCTCTGCATGGCGAGATAATCCTTCTGCGCGTCTGCCAGCTGGCGGACGACCTCCGTTTTTTTATCAAGGTCGGTGCGCACATCACGCGCCTGTTGTCTGTCGCCTTCACGCGCCTTTTCTGCTTGATAAAGACGCTCTGCCTCTGCTTGCTCTGCCTGCGCACGAACAAGCACAGTTTCCTGCTCGGTGACTGCTGTTTCCTTCGTGCGAAGACCATTCTCTTCCCGTTTCAGATACGATTCGGCAGTCGCCAGCTTCTGCGCACGCATCGCCGCCATCAACTCTTCGCGGAGCGGGCGCGATGTTATTTCGGCTTCTCTCGCCTGTTTTTCCGCTTCGGTCGCCTCGCTTAGATCGGCGAACAGCTTACTGATCCGATTGCCTTCCGTCAGAAGTGCTTCTGCCTGTTCTTTCGCAGTCAGTCGCTCGGCAACAAGTGCGGTAAGGGCCGCCTCTTCGCGTTTCAGTTCATCTATCATCGCCAGAAGCGCCTCTTCGCTCTCGGCACCGCTCGCTTCCAAGATGAGCCTGCGTTCCTGTTCTATCTCATGGAACGCGTCGCGTACACTGCGAGCCTTCTCTTTCAATTTTTGTTCTATCATCTCATACAGTTCCGTGCGGAACAGCGTCTGCATGATGGCCTGTCGTTCTACAGAGCCTGCCATGAGGAGCTTACGAAACTCGCCCTGCGGCAGGAGCACGACTTGCCGAAACTGACTGCACTCGAAGCCGAGTTTTGCGATGACTTCTTCGGTCACGTTTCTCGCACCGCTTGCGACGACCTTCTCGCCGTCTTCTTCGATGCGCCACAGCGTCGCCTGCGGTTTCTCGAACTTCGTACCCGTTCCGCGCACTTTCGCGATCTCCTGTTCGGGAGAGCGTTCTACGCGGTATACATCTTCTTTCACCGCGAAGGTAAAATCGACATACGTGCGTATCTTTTCATCGGCAAAATCGCTTCGTACCGTTTTGGCCGCACGCATCTCTCCGCTCGTTTCGCCGTACAGCGCGAAGCATATCGCATCGAGGATCGTCGTCTTGCCCGAGCCTGTCGGCCCGTGGATAAGGAAGAACGAACGCCCTCCGAGCTCACCGAAATCAAGGTCTGTCCGCTCGCGATATGCGCCGAATGCCTGCATCGTCAATCGAAGTGGTTTCATGCTTTCACCTCCCGCTGCGTTTCATTGACTTCATCTATCGTTTCGTTTAAACATCGTTTCTGTTCGTTCGTCATCTTATCACCCGTCATCGCTTCAAAAAAGACGGCGAACCTTTCTGCTTCTGTCATCTTCGGTCGCTTGACAGTCGTCGTATCCATCATCTCGCGCGGTGCGAAATATGCCCTCTCCAACTGCAGAAGATGCGGGAACTTCTTCTCGAGTCTGCCTTTGGCATCGAGGATCGGGTCTTGGTCGAGAAGCTTGACAGCGATATAATCGTCCGACCCCTCGCCTCTCATCAGCTCCTCGAACGTCCCTTCTACGATACGCATATCACGCTTCGGCGTAAACGATACCATCTCCGTCCGCACCGAACCGTCGGCCGCCAGCTCGACGAGCTGAACGCCTTTTTTCTGACCTGCCTCAGAGAACGAATATTTCATCAGCGAACCGCTGTATCTGACCGTATCACTGCCTGCCTTCTGCGGACCGTGCAGATGGCCGAGTGCCGTATAGCAAAACGGCTCGAACAGCTTCGGCGAGATACTGCCCGTCCCGCCGACGGACAGCGGTCGCTCCGACTCGCACTCCTCACCGCCCGCGATGAACGCATGTGCGACCGCTACCGTACGCGCACTTTTCGGCACGTGCGGCATCATCGCATCCATCATGCACCGCATCGCCATCTCATGACCGAACACCTCATCTGTGCCGTATACCGCACGAACGAGCGACGGCTCCGCATAGACGAGCGGCAAAAACGCCACATCGCCGTACTCGTCGGAAAGCACGAGCGGACGCGCATCAGGCGACGGCACACCGTAGACATAGAGCCCTGCTTTCGTCAGAAGACGACTGCCGAAATGCAGTCTGTCGGCACTGTCATGGTTACCTGCTATCATAATGGTCGGCACACGATAGTCGAGCAGGATCTTCGACAGCGTATCGTCGAGCAGCGCGACCGCATCGGTCGGCGGTACGGCACGATCATAGATATCACCCGCTATCACGAGCGCATCGGGCTTCGTATCTTTTACATAATCGCAAAACTGCTCTAAGATAAACGACTGATCGTTCGTCAAATGGACACCATGAAAATACCGTCCCAAATGCCAATCCGATGTATGTATCAATCGCACAATCATCATCTCCCATCTCTACGGAAACGGTTTCGTTTCCGCTTACCAAAATACCTTCTATCAAAACAAAAAATCATCTATCAGGTAAAAAGACCTTCTCCCTGATCGAGAGAAGGCCTCCTCTTTATTCAACCGTAACATTGCGCACACCGCGCAGATTATAAAATGTCTTGCGAAGGATCATTGACCGATCGCGACCGCCTCGCATCGAAATGAGGAACGTCACGTTGAGCTCCTCACCGCCCTCGACTTCATCGACGATGATATCATTGATATCGGCAGAGAGCAGCCGAAGCGTCTGACACATTTCTTCTATCTTACTGCGGTCGTTTACAAGCGTGATAACGACTTTGAGGCGCGACCGCGCTTTGAGCCGTTTTTCGAGCTGATACAAAAGCGACAGCGTGGCAAACGCCAGGATCGTCGCTAAGATCGCACCCGAATAGTAACCGAACCCGACTGCAAGTCCGATCGCCGATACGACCCAGATGCTTGCCGCCGTCGTCAGCCCCGTAACGAGCGGGCCTTCCTTCATGATCGTACCCGCACCGAGGAAACCGATACCGCTGATGACCTGTGCCGCCAAACGAGCAGGGTCGGCATTCGTCTGCCCTTCTACCGTATAATAGACATTGACTGACAAGATCATGATCATACACGAACCCATACAGACAAGCACGTGCGTCCTGAGCCCTGCCGCCTTATTAGATGCCTGCCGCTCATAGCCGACAAGCCCGCCAAGTAAGATCGATAACAACAGCCTTATGGCTGTATCCACATCTGAGATCATCATATTCCTCCTTCTCTCTCTTCTATGGAGGACATATCATCGGTCTGCGCTCAGCCCCACAAATCCTTATTGCTCGTGCTGACCGCCGTAATACCGTTACCAAACGCCATCTGCACATCATCAGCCGTCTGGATAAGACCACCGCCGAATACTGCCAGCTTCGTTTCTTTTTTGATACGCTCGATCGTAAATGCAGGTACAACACCCGGCAATACCTCGATAATATCCGGTTTGTATTTCACTGCCAGATTGATACCCGTACGAAGCGATTCCGAATCCATCAAGAAGAGTCGTTGTATAGCGATCATGCCGCTGTCACGAATGACATGGCACAAATATGCTTTCGTTGTAATAAGACCTGCGATGCCCATCTGCGACAAGAAGCGGATACCCACTTCGTCCTTACCGACACCTGCAATAAAATCAAGATGCACGAACAAACCCTTGCCTACCGCAGCTGCCTCCTTCACCATCTCGGGAAGCGATAAGATATCACCGAACAGAACCAACACGATCGGCGAATTGCTCTTGAGCGCTTGACGGAACTGATCCGCATTGCGCACCGACGGAATAATAGAATTGCTCTGCTCTGTTTTTAACTGTTTGATAAACGATTCAATATTGCTGTTCATATTTTCTCCCTCTCTCTTTTGCTTGGACAGCTTCTTTATATAAATGTAACAATATTCTGTCTCTTACAGATTATTATACAATTTTCTTCAACCTTAGACAATCTTATTTTGATCCTTCACAGAAAAAGGTTACGTTATTGCTTGCGCCTGCAAAATCGGTGTGGTATGATATGTGCGGCAATGATCGATGGTAGCCTTGTGCACTATACGATACACGCCATGTCTATCATAACT is part of the Selenomonadales bacterium genome and harbors:
- a CDS encoding MgtC/SapB family protein, which encodes MISDVDTAIRLLLSILLGGLVGYERQASNKAAGLRTHVLVCMGSCMIMILSVNVYYTVEGQTNADPARLAAQVISGIGFLGAGTIMKEGPLVTGLTTAASIWVVSAIGLAVGFGYYSGAILATILAFATLSLLYQLEKRLKARSRLKVVITLVNDRSKIEEMCQTLRLLSADINDIIVDEVEGGEELNVTFLISMRGGRDRSMILRKTFYNLRGVRNVTVE
- the addB gene encoding helicase-exonuclease AddAB subunit AddB, with product MSLHIVSGRSGSGKSRFCLDEITAHIKDDPSGAPLILILPEHATFMAERRLAEMAGGYVRAFIFGFKRLAHQVLRAEGGALRPHISELGKKILLMRFLHQKQDELLKLGRAARQPNFADVMLSLVKEFRSYNIAPSVLSDAAADLKGTELGAKLSDIASLYGEFQTAMEEAYTDSGDALLLLAEKIPSAQMFRGARVWIDGFRWFNPLEVTVLRAMLMAGVDITVTLCLGDTKSADRRDETDLFCRQWETRRTLLALAKECDTDVRETELTEQYRLTENEVGAYIERRFFAHAAVPFDGTRDGLVVREAVTARQEAEMVACEIVRLCREEGHRYRDIAVLTRTDGYRDLLPKVFERYDIPYFSEQKRRAIHHPLAELIRASLDAVRTWNYESVFRALKTEFFQLTREEVDRLENYVLQFGIRGSYWTQEEPWTFRRRMLLDDDCEEDEAEEYLTAINDSRIRAVTPLKKLADALKKAKTVEAYITELYYFLEELEVPQKLSAWADEAEAGGDLTTAAQEMQVWKQTIALLEQLAEVGGSDTVRVRELYALIESGLAAMEFSLIPQGLDRVVIGSMEQNNAENLPIIFLVGASDGVLPRRGGNEGLLNDDDRAKMLALGVDLAPGTAADALDEQFLAYQLFTRAKKRLYISYPLADSEGKGIQPSPLIMRLCRMTKTNTTLYRPPSAEMEDISLLAHPRQALGALGNVLRSQKRGEVLSPVWARIYEWARQNEELRPLLARSLAGLFHLNRALPLPQDVAGRLYRRKGRLYGSVTRFERFRQCPFSHFARYGLKLKERDVFRLKPPDLGEFYHAALKVFGERTKEKDDWGVWTTEERKTLAQDIVAELAPKLASEILLSNAQKRALLGRLERTIVKAAERLCEFGRDSYFKPYAYEEAFGFGKGSMPPLQWKLSDGTELAVVGQIDRIDSFAKDGKRYFLVIDYKSGRVHLTMPEVYYGLRLQLLTYLMALEAIETGEDEMMPAGVLYYYLKQPFITAQKRITAEEAMKEISKAQRMPGWLLKEKEVLERLDTTLGGSSTFICINLKKDGDFHKNSLPYLKTEREFDVLRRYTAQMLRQTGEDILDGYIAIRPVTYDGKDACAFCAYRSFCQFDETLAENQKTTFDKMSDEDALERMIAEGGAEYGVVSKTTGSN
- a CDS encoding exonuclease SbcCD subunit D, which codes for MRLIHTSDWHLGRYFHGVHLTNDQSFILEQFCDYVKDTKPDALVIAGDIYDRAVPPTDAVALLDDTLSKILLDYRVPTIMIAGNHDSADRLHFGSRLLTKAGLYVYGVPSPDARPLVLSDEYGDVAFLPLVYAEPSLVRAVYGTDEVFGHEMAMRCMMDAMMPHVPKSARTVAVAHAFIAGGEECESERPLSVGGTGSISPKLFEPFCYTALGHLHGPQKAGSDTVRYSGSLMKYSFSEAGQKKGVQLVELAADGSVRTEMVSFTPKRDMRIVEGTFEELMRGEGSDDYIAVKLLDQDPILDAKGRLEKKFPHLLQLERAYFAPREMMDTTTVKRPKMTEAERFAVFFEAMTGDKMTNEQKRCLNETIDEVNETQREVKA
- a CDS encoding SMC family ATPase, with product MKPLRLTMQAFGAYRERTDLDFGELGGRSFFLIHGPTGSGKTTILDAICFALYGETSGEMRAAKTVRSDFADEKIRTYVDFTFAVKEDVYRVERSPEQEIAKVRGTGTKFEKPQATLWRIEEDGEKVVASGARNVTEEVIAKLGFECSQFRQVVLLPQGEFRKLLMAGSVERQAIMQTLFRTELYEMIEQKLKEKARSVRDAFHEIEQERRLILEASGAESEEALLAMIDELKREEAALTALVAERLTAKEQAEALLTEGNRISKLFADLSEATEAEKQAREAEITSRPLREELMAAMRAQKLATAESYLKREENGLRTKETAVTEQETVLVRAQAEQAEAERLYQAEKAREGDRQQARDVRTDLDKKTEVVRQLADAQKDYLAMQSAMTTAEKEMMTQEQKCKTYTEALDNFRKLREEKLALAQESAKLIQAKERLTALLKTRQDVDKLLGEIETEEKKRVQKEKDVRLADEEAKRAETIAAELELTRQKAQAGVLAQSLTDGAPCPVCGSTHHPRLAPSGEAPSEEACKEAKAKAENLRAHHAKENVSLAALTAHQEARAKKKEELLALLGDIADDAKTLTDKTKTAIKKAEEAQRASEEAQNLKARIEKGEAVLKETQEAFEKARTAYQKASEKYRSAEAIVEERKSQVPAELMKDGALDQAKREADKKIKQLDDAWKNAEARQRTATDALVKAKADAEQGKMAFLEQQKKCQDLLIAFLSDATVLGFDSREAVLASSRTERWLADTEASLKRIDEEVAKSRDRLTRAKTATEGLTMPALDALTEAKTIAEKVHLDAVKEWQTKKNAIEQQEKNRKKIADCASRIDDLQEGYRVIGKLAQVSGGDNEKKLTFQRFVLSELLTEVAEVASARLLKMSRRRYTLQRTDERARKNAAGGLELEVFDNYTGMARPVGTLSGGESFLASLALALGLADVVQSYSGGIRLDTMLIDEGFGTLDPEMLDFAIKTLLDLQQGGRLVGIISHVPELKERIDARLEVLQTNKGSTAVFRIG
- a CDS encoding glycerol-3-phosphate responsive antiterminator, producing MNSNIESFIKQLKTEQSNSIIPSVRNADQFRQALKSNSPIVLVLFGDILSLPEMVKEAAAVGKGLFVHLDFIAGVGKDEVGIRFLSQMGIAGLITTKAYLCHVIRDSGMIAIQRLFLMDSESLRTGINLAVKYKPDIIEVLPGVVPAFTIERIKKETKLAVFGGGLIQTADDVQMAFGNGITAVSTSNKDLWG